The following proteins are encoded in a genomic region of Nitrospirota bacterium:
- a CDS encoding lipoprotein-releasing ABC transporter permease subunit: MNLPYHFFVALRYLKSKKKHKGISVNTLISIGGVAVGVMALLVVLSVMSGFHEDLQKKILGVNAHMVIMNYRGTLPAYQQVTEQLKDETEILSAAPFVMGQVMVSYGKKAHGVFLRGVDPEKEKKTTEIGRFMREGSIEGLAAGGKVPGIIIGRELAGSIGAFRGDTISILSPIGKIGPLGMLPKIRQFRVVGIFEVGMFEYDSNLVLTDLKAAQEFFDMKDEVTGIQLKLADIYNASEVRERIQNKLGFPLYAKDWMQMNRNLFSALKLEKFAMFVILVLIILVASFNIVSTLIMNVIEKKREIAILKAMGATDRGVMTIFMLQGMLIGLVGTVIGVSGGYLLCYVLNSYEIIKLPADVYYLSHLPVKTKLFDFITVSLSAVIISFLATLYPAWQAARMNPVEPLRYE, encoded by the coding sequence ATGAACCTCCCGTATCATTTTTTCGTAGCCCTCAGATATCTGAAGTCAAAGAAAAAGCACAAGGGTATTTCTGTCAATACCCTCATATCCATCGGCGGGGTTGCTGTCGGTGTGATGGCACTTCTTGTGGTGCTTTCGGTCATGAGCGGGTTTCATGAAGATCTGCAGAAAAAGATACTCGGGGTCAACGCCCACATGGTTATTATGAATTACCGGGGAACCCTGCCGGCATATCAGCAAGTCACGGAGCAGCTCAAAGACGAAACAGAGATTCTTTCGGCAGCCCCTTTTGTCATGGGCCAGGTGATGGTATCGTACGGCAAGAAGGCACATGGGGTTTTCCTGCGCGGTGTCGACCCGGAGAAGGAGAAGAAGACGACAGAAATCGGCAGGTTCATGAGGGAGGGAAGCATTGAAGGCCTTGCCGCAGGAGGAAAGGTGCCGGGGATCATTATCGGAAGGGAACTCGCCGGAAGCATCGGGGCGTTCAGGGGAGATACCATCAGCATCCTTTCCCCGATAGGGAAGATAGGCCCTCTCGGCATGCTTCCCAAGATACGGCAATTCAGGGTCGTGGGAATTTTCGAGGTCGGGATGTTCGAATATGATTCGAACCTTGTCCTGACCGATCTGAAGGCTGCGCAGGAATTTTTCGACATGAAGGATGAGGTTACCGGCATCCAGCTGAAACTTGCCGATATCTACAATGCGTCTGAGGTAAGGGAGAGAATACAGAACAAACTCGGCTTCCCGCTTTACGCGAAAGACTGGATGCAGATGAACAGAAATCTTTTCTCCGCACTGAAACTCGAAAAGTTTGCGATGTTTGTCATCCTGGTGCTGATCATCCTCGTCGCTTCATTCAATATTGTGAGTACGCTTATCATGAATGTGATCGAGAAGAAACGTGAGATCGCGATACTGAAGGCAATGGGCGCAACAGACAGGGGAGTCATGACCATTTTCATGCTGCAGGGCATGCTGATCGGTCTGGTCGGAACGGTAATCGGGGTGTCCGGAGGATACCTGCTGTGCTATGTCCTGAACAGCTATGAGATCATCAAGCTTCCTGCGGATGTCTACTATCTCAGTCACCTCCCTGTGAAAACAAAACTGTTCGACTTTATCACCGTATCATTATCAGCGGTCATCATCAGCTTTCTCGCTACGCTCTACCCGGCGTGGCAGGCTGCCAGAATGAACCCTGTGGAGCCGTTACGGTACGAATGA
- the lysS gene encoding lysine--tRNA ligase: MEDINELIEQRIKKLNELRESGVDPFGGTFDAADHASGLHERFGSSSKELLESDPVACSLAGRVVAMRDFGKAAFAHIQDTSGKIQVYFKKDILGEKYLHVRKLDIGDIIGLKGRLFRTKTNELTVEVDDVTFLAKSLRPLPEKWHGLKDVETRYRQRYVDLIVNPEVRQAFIKRSAIIKAVRDFLEAKGFIEVETPMMQPIPGGATARPFRTHHNALDMDLYLRIAPELYLKRLLVGGYERVYELNRNFRNEGISTKHNPEFSMLEFYIAYRDYHFLMSLTEELIAYVAEKTLGTLKIRYGEETIDLTPPWPRIPMLDALEKKGVPRDIFSDAGKAGAWAKANNVVIEKGAHLGKILDEIFKEKVEPGLVQPVFIIDHPVELSPLAKRKQDNPGLVERFELFITSREIANAFSELNDPMDQRQRFQEQAEAKELGDEEAHSMDEDFLRALEYGMPPAAGEGIGIDRLVMLLTNSQSIRDVILFPQLKPEQ, translated from the coding sequence ATGGAAGACATAAACGAACTCATAGAACAGCGTATAAAAAAGCTGAATGAACTGCGCGAGTCAGGTGTAGATCCGTTCGGCGGGACTTTTGATGCTGCTGACCACGCCTCCGGCCTTCACGAAAGATTCGGGTCCTCATCAAAAGAATTACTTGAATCCGATCCGGTGGCATGTTCTCTTGCAGGAAGGGTAGTTGCCATGAGGGACTTCGGAAAGGCTGCCTTTGCCCATATACAGGACACATCGGGAAAGATACAGGTGTATTTCAAGAAGGATATTCTTGGCGAAAAGTATCTTCATGTCAGAAAACTGGACATCGGAGATATCATCGGACTGAAGGGGCGGCTCTTCAGGACCAAAACGAATGAGCTCACTGTTGAGGTCGACGATGTGACCTTCCTCGCAAAATCTCTCCGGCCATTGCCCGAAAAATGGCATGGCCTGAAGGACGTCGAGACACGATACCGGCAGCGGTATGTGGATCTGATCGTGAATCCCGAGGTGCGGCAGGCATTTATCAAGAGAAGCGCTATTATTAAGGCCGTCAGGGATTTCCTTGAGGCAAAGGGCTTCATCGAGGTCGAGACACCCATGATGCAGCCGATTCCGGGAGGTGCGACCGCGCGGCCGTTCAGGACCCATCACAATGCACTTGACATGGACCTGTATCTCAGGATCGCTCCTGAACTCTATCTGAAAAGGCTGCTTGTCGGCGGGTACGAACGCGTGTATGAACTGAACAGGAACTTCAGGAACGAGGGGATATCGACAAAGCACAACCCTGAATTCTCGATGCTTGAATTCTATATCGCTTACCGGGACTATCATTTCCTGATGTCCCTTACAGAAGAACTGATTGCCTATGTCGCGGAAAAGACACTCGGGACGCTGAAGATACGGTATGGCGAAGAGACTATTGACCTGACACCTCCATGGCCGAGGATACCGATGCTTGATGCGCTTGAGAAGAAGGGGGTTCCGCGGGACATATTCAGTGATGCCGGAAAGGCAGGCGCGTGGGCAAAAGCGAACAACGTGGTAATCGAGAAAGGTGCACACCTCGGCAAGATTCTCGATGAGATATTCAAGGAGAAGGTCGAGCCCGGACTTGTCCAGCCTGTTTTTATTATTGACCACCCGGTGGAGCTTTCACCTCTGGCAAAGAGGAAACAGGACAATCCTGGTCTCGTTGAGCGCTTCGAGCTGTTCATCACATCGAGGGAGATTGCAAATGCGTTCTCGGAACTGAATGACCCTATGGATCAGCGGCAGAGGTTTCAGGAACAGGCAGAGGCAAAGGAGCTTGGAGATGAGGAAGCGCACAGCATGGATGAGGACTTTCTCAGGGCCCTCGAATATGGCATGCCGCCTGCAGCGGGAGAGGGAATCGGAATAGACAGGCTTGTCATGCTGCTCACCAATTCCCAGTCCATCAGGGATGTGATCCTGTTCCCGCAGCTGAAGCCGGAGCAGTAG
- the selD gene encoding selenide, water dikinase SelD produces MDIKLTSLSSCSGUASKFSPSDLLQVLGQLPPITDRNVLVGSANADDAGVYRISDEVAVVLTTDFFTPIVDDPYAYGAIAAANSLSDVYAMGAKPLVALNIAMFPNQKEFLPHLKNIMQGGIDKMIEAEVSIIGGHTIRDKEPKFGFAVLGVIHPGRILDNSKARQGDALILTKKIGTGLISTGIKAGLCSDTVIKEFTASMATLNKKAGEIMLAVGVSTATDITGFGLIGHLHEVLRASDLSARLYANRVPFFTDAVRLAEIKKVPGGSIANCVSFSHYTEWQEGTPDMVKFLLNDAQTSGGLLIFVPGEKKDALVAELQKEGILAAHIGDIFQKGAKDGKRIFVD; encoded by the coding sequence ATGGATATCAAATTGACCAGTCTCTCAAGCTGTTCGGGCTGAGCTTCGAAATTTAGTCCTTCGGACCTGCTCCAGGTGCTGGGGCAGCTACCCCCGATCACTGACAGAAATGTGCTGGTCGGTTCCGCAAACGCAGACGACGCCGGGGTATACCGGATTTCCGATGAAGTAGCGGTTGTGCTGACAACAGACTTTTTTACGCCGATCGTTGATGACCCTTATGCATACGGCGCCATCGCCGCGGCAAATTCGCTTTCTGACGTCTACGCCATGGGAGCAAAACCTCTTGTTGCGCTGAATATCGCCATGTTCCCGAACCAGAAGGAATTCCTGCCGCACCTGAAAAATATCATGCAGGGGGGCATTGACAAGATGATAGAGGCAGAGGTATCGATCATCGGGGGACACACAATACGAGACAAGGAGCCGAAGTTTGGTTTTGCGGTCCTTGGCGTCATACACCCCGGCAGAATCCTTGACAATTCCAAGGCCCGGCAGGGAGATGCCCTCATTCTGACCAAAAAAATCGGCACCGGCTTGATTTCAACCGGCATTAAGGCGGGCCTCTGCAGTGACACTGTTATTAAGGAGTTCACCGCATCGATGGCGACCCTGAACAAAAAGGCGGGCGAGATCATGCTTGCTGTCGGGGTAAGCACTGCAACTGATATCACAGGGTTCGGTCTGATAGGGCATCTGCATGAAGTACTCCGTGCAAGCGACCTGAGCGCACGGCTCTACGCAAACAGGGTGCCGTTCTTTACAGATGCGGTCAGGCTGGCCGAGATCAAAAAAGTTCCCGGCGGATCGATCGCCAACTGCGTAAGCTTTTCGCACTATACAGAATGGCAGGAGGGCACTCCCGACATGGTGAAATTTCTGCTGAATGATGCGCAGACATCCGGGGGGCTTCTCATCTTTGTCCCCGGCGAAAAGAAGGATGCACTGGTGGCTGAATTGCAGAAAGAGGGCATTTTGGCCGCACACATCGGCGATATCTTTCAGAAGGGAGCAAAAGACGGGAAACGGATATTCGTAGACTGA
- a CDS encoding DNA internalization-related competence protein ComEC/Rec2: protein MHVFLSFLAGVVSFYSFQYFPFSAASVSLGYGAYLTARKKFLPAIMLCAGVLYAFLRYAPAADIVLQDSRLHVQGVVTSFPAETGTGGFRQNLVIRSAVDPATGAHVESLAGREVVLFSDSELELAREYAVSAEFLTGRERYNPGQQPGKDIYAKLLEVTHAGGESLSFASVIEGYRHRISSHIAENSKDDSAALVASVTTGQRSLMSDEMRDAFNTTGLAHILSISGTHFGLFSVFLFGISSLLINALPHRILQRITVYLAPSQAAAAACLPVMLAYLCLSGASIPAIRAFIMISLFLTGLIIGRKGFWLNSLLFAAFLLVVWDPEVLFSLSFQLSFLAVLCIGFSLEEKEKSEEKEKTYLHRVKKGLLISLYASLGTAPLVAYWFHYFSVISPVSNLLVAPIIGFVLIPASVAGAFLFLMTGHFVFTPVASAVADISIASVKLLSGVPFASITVPHFPPAVLLLFYAALLLCLVSVKKKYLLVIPFIPLAGYLILSGLAKNELRVAFLDVGQGDSSVVELPDGKTMVIDTGRTGWETSYYLHYRGKRTIDYLVLTHVHPDHIGGLDRVVRKFSVGEIWDNGRMVLPETMHHIVHRPLGRGDTIEGQGYRISVLHPYDGFYTFGSRVDVGENNDSLVLRLEGRKKSFLFTGDIEEEALQDIACLGKWAKSTVIKIPHHGGRTSAHQAFVGMVSPEFAVISVGRENPFGHPHQETLDSLRTISVYRTDADGFVQFEERERGLEIRTYEAFRLTGARSLREEMQNYRRLFR from the coding sequence ATGCACGTTTTTCTGTCTTTCCTTGCAGGTGTTGTCTCTTTTTATTCGTTCCAGTATTTTCCTTTTTCGGCGGCTTCTGTTTCACTGGGATATGGTGCATATCTGACCGCAAGGAAGAAGTTCCTGCCCGCAATAATGCTTTGTGCAGGGGTACTGTATGCGTTTCTGCGGTATGCTCCTGCTGCGGACATTGTCCTGCAGGACAGCCGCCTTCATGTGCAGGGTGTGGTTACGTCGTTTCCGGCAGAAACAGGGACAGGGGGCTTCAGGCAGAACCTGGTCATCCGTTCAGCTGTAGATCCTGCAACCGGAGCACACGTCGAAAGCCTTGCGGGCAGGGAAGTTGTGCTTTTTTCGGACAGTGAGCTGGAGCTTGCGAGGGAATATGCGGTTTCCGCGGAGTTCCTGACGGGAAGGGAACGATACAATCCCGGACAGCAACCCGGAAAAGATATCTATGCAAAGCTTCTCGAAGTGACGCATGCAGGCGGGGAGAGTTTGTCGTTTGCTTCAGTTATCGAGGGATACAGACACAGGATAAGCAGCCATATCGCGGAGAATTCCAAAGACGATTCCGCAGCGCTTGTCGCCTCTGTTACCACCGGGCAGCGAAGCCTTATGTCTGACGAGATGCGGGATGCGTTCAATACGACAGGCCTTGCGCATATTCTGAGTATCTCGGGCACGCACTTCGGACTCTTCTCCGTATTTCTGTTCGGCATATCCAGCCTTCTCATCAACGCGCTGCCGCACAGAATTCTCCAGAGAATAACCGTTTACCTGGCTCCTTCGCAGGCGGCGGCAGCTGCCTGCCTTCCGGTCATGCTTGCATACCTCTGCCTTTCCGGCGCCAGCATTCCTGCGATCAGGGCGTTCATTATGATAAGCCTCTTCCTGACGGGGCTTATTATCGGAAGAAAGGGATTCTGGCTGAACTCTCTGCTTTTTGCGGCGTTTCTCCTTGTGGTGTGGGACCCGGAGGTGCTCTTCAGTCTGTCGTTCCAGCTTTCCTTTCTCGCGGTGCTGTGCATAGGGTTTTCTCTTGAAGAAAAGGAAAAAAGTGAAGAGAAGGAAAAAACATATCTTCATCGTGTGAAAAAGGGTCTTCTGATATCCCTGTATGCATCGCTTGGCACTGCTCCGCTGGTGGCATACTGGTTTCACTATTTTTCCGTCATATCTCCGGTGTCGAACCTGCTCGTCGCCCCGATCATAGGCTTTGTGCTCATTCCGGCATCTGTTGCAGGAGCCTTCCTGTTTCTTATGACCGGGCATTTTGTATTTACCCCTGTCGCATCTGCAGTTGCAGACATCAGCATAGCATCTGTGAAGCTGCTGTCAGGTGTGCCTTTTGCGAGTATCACTGTCCCTCACTTTCCACCGGCTGTTCTGCTTCTTTTTTACGCAGCATTGCTGCTCTGCCTGGTGTCGGTGAAGAAAAAATATCTCCTTGTCATCCCCTTCATTCCGCTTGCGGGGTATCTGATCCTGTCGGGTCTTGCAAAGAATGAACTGCGGGTTGCGTTTCTCGATGTCGGACAGGGGGACTCATCCGTGGTTGAGCTGCCTGACGGAAAGACGATGGTCATCGATACGGGCAGAACCGGATGGGAAACCTCGTATTATCTTCACTACAGGGGAAAAAGGACTATTGACTACCTCGTACTTACTCACGTACACCCTGATCATATCGGAGGGCTTGATCGGGTGGTGCGGAAATTCAGCGTGGGGGAAATATGGGACAATGGCAGGATGGTACTGCCGGAGACCATGCACCATATTGTGCACCGCCCGCTCGGCAGGGGTGATACCATTGAAGGGCAGGGATACCGTATCTCCGTGCTCCATCCGTACGACGGGTTTTATACCTTCGGCTCACGGGTGGATGTCGGTGAAAACAACGACTCCCTCGTGCTGAGACTCGAGGGCAGGAAAAAAAGCTTTCTTTTTACCGGGGATATCGAAGAAGAGGCTCTGCAGGATATCGCCTGTCTCGGAAAATGGGCGAAGAGCACGGTGATCAAGATACCCCATCATGGCGGCAGGACATCCGCACACCAGGCATTTGTCGGAATGGTCTCGCCAGAATTTGCGGTAATCAGTGTCGGGAGGGAAAACCCGTTCGGTCATCCTCATCAGGAAACCCTGGACTCCCTCCGCACTATCAGCGTGTACAGAACAGATGCCGACGGGTTTGTCCAGTTCGAGGAAAGGGAACGCGGTCTTGAAATAAGGACATATGAAGCCTTCCGGTTGACAGGGGCACGTTCGTTGAGAGAGGAGATGCAGAATTACCGGCGGCTTTTCCGCTGA